From the genome of Vairimorpha necatrix chromosome 8, complete sequence:
ATGTCCTGCTGTAAGCCCCAGTCTGTTTACTCTTGTGGCTCACAAAGTGACAATAATTCAGTAAAAAGTCAACAAAGTTATAacgaatttaataataattatactCATAACAATTACACTCATGCCATGAGTGATGCATCAAGTAATATTAATAGATACTATGACTTCCCTTTATATGGCCCGAGTGTCGAGTTGACTGTGCCTCTCTCTTTTACTCTTCTGAATTCTGTCTCTGTCTTCGACAAGGGCTCTGATTCCTCAGTCTACTACATCCAAGTCTCTTCAAATATCTCCTggataattaaaaaagatataaaaaccATCCTTAAACTTCTCAACACTCCCGAGATATCTTCAGAGTCATTAGACAAACAAGTAAAAGACAATATGATAAATACTATCCTTAATCGTCTACCTATGAATAAAGATATACAGTACTTTATAATGACAGATATAACTAAagatatcaaatataaaggGGAATATCTCCTTATAAATAAGATAccttatatatttaagatAGTAGGGAAGGCACTAGTCTCTTATAATCAGAATATGAGAGTAAACAGATTATTCATACTAGAACAGTGTCAAGTAGAAAGCGGGAGAGACGAGTACTCCTTCTTCTTGAGGAATAAAGAGGAATATGTAGAACTGAGTGCCAGTTGTAGAGCGGAGAGAGACGAGTGGATGAGGTATTTAGAGACTTATATCAGAagataaaacaataaatataaagacttaataaatataaaataaaatgtaaataaagCGCAAATGTACTTAAGACATATTGGaatttagatttataatgcatatatatatatacacatatatattatataatatatatacattttGCTTCATGTGGCCAAGTTTATTCCGGAGGTCGCTTGTGGGGGTTTCTTGCTTGCTCTATGTTAAAATATGCTTTTTTCATGTTCTTAAGAGACTAGACGAAGTAGAGCAATATTAGACACAGTGTAACATAATGTTTATTGTGTTAATTTAATCTTGACAATAtcattgtaaaaaaaaggtACACAAGATATAGGCACTCTCTAAGTTCTTTTGCCCGTAAACGGGAGATATAATTGTAAGAACTCTATGTTACAAATGTGTCCCCGTTgcttcttaaatattttataataaataaacccaTATTTTCATTCCAATAATAATGATCTGCttacaattaaaatatctCTTTAATCttgattaaaatattattaagcCTTTAAATACACTGCgcttataatttatttgtatacATCATATTCTATAAGACATATATTTTGGtgtaatttatttttctttaaattcatgcttgattttattttatgctacaataaatataaaaccaatatttataaaacataaagttaattttttattgatttttatttcttcttaaATATCTCAATACACATCTcatacatttttataacttctTCTGCTTTATTGTTCATCCCttcaaatttgtttattacaTTAGTAACACtactaaatatttcttcttgTTCATATTCTTTAACAATATTCTTTCTTATATTCTTCATAATTTCTATTATAGGcacatatttaaatatactCATGATTTCTATATTGTACTCAATTGTCAATACTGTATTCTTAAAGCTtaacaatttatatttgataattgGTTCTCTCTTATCAAAAACTTTACATACTAAATCTAATATGTCTATCATCTCATTCATACAATATTCAAGATAAATATTAGTTATTTTAGTAATCTTAAAACTTATTTTGGgtataaaagatttttttaaattgtatatGTAATTATTCCTGAAGCAGTGGATTTTATGGTTTAAAACTTTGAGAAGTGCTTCATCTTCGTggtttaaaacatttttatttgttatttttgatGAAAGATCgagttttaattttttttgatcaataaaatttttaattttatttttacaatcaTTTAGTAGTAAAATGTTCGAattatcatttataaaCGAAAATGTATTCATTTCTTTATGATTTTCATCTGGTTTCTTACTGCTACAAAGAGgtttatcatatttttcatttttatttacaaaaacattattagTTAaagtattattattttctacaCAGTGTAATTTATTACTAATTTCatcattataaaaagttttaacTGTGTCTGAAACATTTTcgcaatttttttgaatgttattctttttatattcggGGAAATTTAAGTATGAACACTTTACAAATTCTATCATTAGAATCATAATAAGGGGGGAATTACTAAGcttttacaaataattcctagaaattgataaataacTTTAGAAAAAACTTTTACCTTGTTAAATAGCTTACAAAAGAAGATAAGTTACAgaataaacatatttaaaaaaaacttttattcattaaaaacagcttagaatttttttaaaaattaatatataaataaaaaactacatacaatttataaataactaatttgataaattaaaacatgaCACAAATTTCTATTATAGTTATGACTCacttgataaattaaaaacagagttctaaatataaaaatatgacaCAAATTCCTAATATAGTTATGACtcatttgataaattaaaaactgaattctaaatatataaattattaagacacatttattattttattattttttatattaattcatAGACTCTTATCATATTCTGTCCTTCTACTAACACATTCCTCCCCGAATTCgccatatttaatatatctccatcatttattttaatatacaTCTTAGTCttacttttatattcataaaaCATTAATCCACTAGAATTCCCTACTAGaatatatttatcaataatattCATAAACTTAACATCTTCTTCAATATCTAATTCTTTTACTTCtctatttaataaatcaaatattaataaactcGTCGCCTTTAGAAATATCacattttcaatattataaatcctctttatatcttcattaatattcaaatttataatttttactgtcttatttgttatatcaaatattactaaattatttctagTACTTACAGAATAAccaatattattaaaaatcaataaattagattttatttcttcgggagaatttaataataagatCAATTTGTCGCCGTTGTACATTCTAAATGATTTATCATAACATGTaagatatataatattattttttactactATACCTATATGATTAGGCATATTTATAGTAGAAATTAGACTTCTATTAGTGAcgtcatatttttttaaaaaattattactaaaaatatataagaaatcTTCATCATCTAAGAAATATCTAATATAAGGATTATcaaaagaatatttaaatttcttaatattaTCATCGTATTCTACGAATGTATCAtttactaataaaaaaacagaattgtcaattaaaacatgtaaaatgttttgagataaaaaaattatatttccatttttacaaatagaagaaaaatataaatctttaaaataaaattttttgatttgtGAAAAATCGAAATGTTTATGGCCTTCTACTGACCAATCAGAGCCGAGTTTAATTAGGTTAGTTGgtttatgaatatttttatagaaatttatttttcttttaaaatctaaatttgattcaattaatttcttgttttctatttttagtTTCTTGTTTTCTTGTAATAAAACATCATATTGTTGTTTGATTGCGTCTAAGTAGGTATTTATATCTGGTTGATACATAAAagggcaaaaaaataaacaaagaaaaaaaaatgaataaaatattttattaattttatagatattataaattatatagatataagaatttaataataaatattttattataccCTTGAGTTTTGTAATActttgtttattaaatatttattgagAGAAATGACAGTCAATATATGatatagtaaaataaattacaaataaaatttattcgcgaatgaatatttatacattgtttaaaattaaaaagaggtttcaaattttttgttaattttgACAGGCCAGTAAATTCTgattatttacaaataaattgCCCCCAATAAAAAGCCCATAAACTTAAGATTTTACAATCATGAGATTTAAAGCTTAGACTtgcttttattttatttatgcatataaaaataaaaatctgagcataaactaaaaaacataaaaagtAAACTTTGCACTAGTAGCCAGAAAAATGCTTCTATAACTAAATAAGTTCCATCTTATGGATAAGAGTGTTTTATTCGGAAAATGATGTTTTATTTGAGTTTATTTCTTCCCGTCTATCTTTTTgtacaaatataaacataacTTCTGTATCTTGTCAATATCTTCACATATGTCACTCATACTCGTAAGATTAGCCCCCTCTACAACACCAGCCCCAAGATTGTAAGTAAAAAcatcttctttatttataaaatacataCCACTGTACCCATTATATTCTACACTAGTACTAATAAACCTTCTACCCACTACCATGTGACATTTACACTTCATGACCATGTAGGCAGAGTCTCCTTCATTTATCTTCTTCTTGTCTATTACTAAATTTGTACTAATAGAAGAATGAATAAGAAacttgtttttatattctaaaaGGGAAAATGAATCAGTAAGCGGGAGATTACAGCCACGACAATTTACAGTGAAAGGATTTTTCATCATTTTAGCACACATTTGaaagggtaaaaaaatgaaaaaatatattagacagaaatttaatatataaaaacttaatagtgtataattaatatttctaatagtatatttgttatatttacattggatttatataataaaaaattaatttttataataaaaaattaattttcaaaattagaTGATATTTGTGtcatataaataaacaatcaAACTATGTAGAAACTATATATAAACTATATATAAACTTATATAAACTTATATAAACTATATATTAAACtatatagaaattatataataattatatataaacatttagaaattatatataaattatatataaactatatataaactatatagaaatatattttaaagaattttctgactcttttattaattcaTAGTGtcaaataaatgtttatttactCTTTTTAGAATATTCTTCTTACTTATAATTCATTTCATTTATTAACTGTAAAATGTCTTAATATTGCTATATGAACCAGGAACAGATAGGCACACGAACCCATGACACACGAAATAttaatgtttataaaaaacataaagtaaaaaaacaacGTATGcttttttactttaaaatttaaacttaAAGACTTAGCTGACTCCAGACAGAGATgtctttaataatttactCACACAGCTTCTACATTGATCTTctgttaaaaatttaccacatttttataaaaacaagtatttttttacccctctttttaaaaaaaaatcaaaatttctaaaacttacatttttaaactcATTTCTTGAATATAATACTAAGAATGAATTTATTAGAATAATTTGATAACTACAACCGCGTATACTATGtgatagaaaaaaattatgtctTTTTATTGCAGTCTTAgtttcaaaattatttgaactacccaaaaaaacattcaaaaaactaaaatatttataatgaattttagaattgtttctaaaatcaattttactttttatacTTAGACggtgttttaaaaatcgctattttcttcttttaaattttggtAAAGTCGCCTTTAGCAGTGATTTCTAATTTGAATGTATTCAAGGCTTGTATTTCTTAAGCTATAGATTTCTTTAAGTAAGTTAATCTGATAAAATTGAGCTAGATgaaaatgtattaaaatgtttactgtttgtctttaaatataacattCTTATAGCAGAACTTTCTTccatattattaatatttttatacccCTTTAATGGGATTACAAGAGTTCACagatttctataaaaaatttttcactGAAGATGATTGgtcaaattttataacttcTATAAATACGAAACTGCCTTCAGCTCTGCGTGTAACAGacacaaaatttaaagaaaaaatttttaataaattgtcCGTTAATttagtattaaaaaatcaatattttaaaaatgtcttTGATACAATACACAGAGGCCAAATACtcaaagattttattatcaaCCAAACTAATATAGGCAATATACAACGACAAGAAGTAGTAAGCATGCTACCAGTACTTTTAATgggattaaaaaataattacagTGTACTTGATATGTGCGCCGCGCCCGGGTCAAAAACCAAAcaattattagaaattagTGATTTTGTAGTAGCAAACGATTGCAATTATAAAAGGCTTAACGTGTTAGTAACAGAAACATGTAAAATACCCAGAAAAGGTTTTTTAGTCTTGAAACATGACGCTTCGTCATTGCCAGTCttcaaaaatgattttgATCGCGTACTTTGCGACGTACCTTGTTCTGGAGACGGAACAGCAAGAAAAAATCCTACTATTTTAACCAACTGGAAGTTAAATAGTGCAATAGgtttatcaaatttacaatatagaatattaaaacattctttgaagtttataaaagacACAGGATTAGTAATTTACAGTACATGTTCTTTAAATCCAATAGAAAATGAatgtattattaataaaataataaatgaagAAGATTTGGAGATAATAGATTTAAGAGAGAATATTGATGAAAGAATAAGTAAAGAGTTTGTGTTTAGAGATGGGATGACGGAGATAAAAGAATATGGAGTATTTAATGAAGAACTTAAGAAATGTATAAGAGTTTATCCACATGACAATAATACAGGtggattttttataacagGATTGAGaaagaaacaaaatatgAATAAAGAAAGAACTAAAAGTGAGATTGTAACCACCAGTAATAATAATAGTATTTCTGATATTAGTGAAGAATGTAGAAAGAAATTACAAGAAGAATTTGATATatcagaaaaaattataatttacaaaaataaaagtaaaaatacaCTGTACGAAGTAAGCGACGAcatatacaaaataatgATGAACAATAAACTTAATATAATTCACTGTGGGTACAAGATATTTGAGAAGTGTACACTGTCAGAGACAGGATACagaatgaaaaatataccagagaaaaatgataaatttgatattgaATTATCGGGGAAAGAAgttattgaaaataaatcagCGAAATTTACATATCAAAAAGGAAATGTTATAGTGAAACTAAGTgattttgatataaaaatagcGGGGTTTTCACATGGAGAAAAAGTGAacttatatatttctaataatttacaGAAAGCtttattagatttttattaaacaaCATCCAGTAAAGTAAAATACcaactttataaaatcttaataaaaattttacgctaaaattaatatagtaaaatatattttcaaagtaaaataaattaatgcAGCAAGGTATttctatatataaatatttctatattatattattacaTTATATATCTATGTTTTAatctatattattaaaaaatattgctTAAATTGTCTTACATAAAACATGGAAACTTGTTTTTAGATTAGAAACACATGAAAAAAGCTCTATCAACAGGTCCGTGAAAACTTATTacttttatcatttttttactatcgataattaaattatattttatctcGATGACGAAATCATAATCAACAAATTTACATCGACACGTCACaataacaaacaaacaaactcgaaaaaaaactactcttttattttacctgtcaagtttatattttttctgtcATTGTAATGTCAAATGCATCTTTTAATTCTCCAAAtactaatatttattagatatttttattatgtaaaacttatgttttatttaataagttTGAATTTGAGCGATTCTTCTCGATCAAATTAGATGGGCGTGGTTTTATTTAcatgtatattttttttgatcaCACATTTTATGTTTTGCTTATTAAGTTTTCATTTTGGCGggattttttcaattagataaaaattttacattttatgtTATTGCTGATTAAGTTTTCAGTTTAGCGgagtttttaaacaaataaaaattttacagtCTATGTTTTTGCTTATTAAGTTTTCATTTTGGCGggattttttcaattagataaaaattttacattttatgtTTTGCTTATTAAGTTTTCATTTTGGCGgacttttttaaacaagtaaaaattttacagtCTAAGTTTTTGCTGATTAAGTTTTCATTTTGGAGggatttttttcaataaaataaattataaatattcaatacATCTTCTTATGTTTGGCGGATCTTTCGCAATCAAATAAACTCGTACTACatcttataattttaaatattatgtttACATTTAGGCgggattttttttaaaaacacattttcttatatttttttttacttttcaattcttaaaatttttttattaatttttttaatataaattttctccCCAAAAAATCCCCCTCATTATAATCATGTCCTTCGAAAAGTTCGCCAGTTTCTACCGACCAATTCTAAATTTCTCtgaagaagattttttcaatttattaACCATTATCAGAAAACCTTTACCTTCATCTCTTCGTATCATCAATAATCAGTTTTAtgaattaataaaacttaGACTTActaaaatgaagaaatctaaacattttaaagatGTTTACGAAGCTCCAAGACATTCTATACCCACTAGAGGGTTTATAGTTAATCAAACTAATATTGGCAATATACAACGACAAGAAGTAGTAAGCATGTTACCAGTACttttaatgaaattatCGAATAATTTTAGTGTACTTGATATGTGCGCTGCTCCAGGGTCGAAGACTAAACAGTTATTGGAATGTAGTCGATTAGTAGTTTGTAATGAAATAAGTTATAAaagattgaaaattttaatatctgAGACTAGTAAAATAccaagtaaaaattttttagttttaaaacatgACGCTTCGTTGTTACCAgttttcaaaaatgattttgATCGTGTACTTTGCGACGTACCTTGTTCTGGTGACGGTACAGCTCGTAAGAATTATGAAGTCATACCTAAGTGGTCAATAGACAATGCGTTGTCTTTATGTGAGTTACAATATAAGATATTGAAACAGGCtacttgttttataaatgatgGTATGATTATTTATAGTACTTGTTCGTTGAATCCTATAGAAAATGAGTGTATAGTAAGAAAGCTGTTTTAGAATTAGATTTGGAGATAGTAGATTTAAGAGAGAATGTTGATGATAGAATTAGTAAAGAGTTTAGGTTTAGAGAAGGATTTAGAAGATGGAAGACGATGAAGATTAataatgaagaaattaGAGAGTATAAAGGGATTAAGTTAGAGAGTGTTGATGAGGATATAGGATTAGAGAAATGTGTGCGAGTATTCCCACATGATCAAAATACAGGtggattttttattactgGTCTAAGAAAGCGTAAAATGTCGCAGTCTCTTCATGAGAATATTGAACTTAATAAAGAGAATATTTCAAACAACATACAAGTAGATGTGAATGTTGAAgatgaaaattattataatattgaaaaatctATTAAAGATTTACAAATCAACAAAGACATAgttacaaatttattaacttTCGATGACAGAGATACAGATTTACAGATCAATGTAGACAGAGTTACAGATTTATCAATCAACAAAGacagaataaaaaatttacaaatcaACAAAgacaaaacaaaaaaagacacTGTCGATTTCCATGTAGTTTCTAATGAACTAAAGGAGTCTTTATTTTCTCAATacaatattacaaatattaatgaCTTTATTCTCATACAGAAACATGACAATTCTAAGTTTATTTATGAAGTCAGTAAAGAAGTCTTAGAAATCTTAAAGTCTAAATCTTTAAATGTCGCCTTTCATGGCTATAAAATGTTTGAGAAGTGCAGTTTCAGTAAATCGGGGTATTTCCTCAAGACTGTCCCTAAGGAATTTAAACATGACATTGTGTTAAGAGGGAGTTTATTAGTAGAAGGAATAAAGAACAAGACAGTGAGTATGCCTTTTAAAGTAGGGTGTGTGATTATATTACTTTAtgattataatattaaagtgAGTGGGTATTCACACGGGGAATATATTAGTATTAATATTGAGAATAAACTTCAGAGGGCCTTAAGAGATTTCTTAAGATgaaaaagtaaatttattactatacattatttatgcgtaattatttttacagttaactttattttattcatgCATAAATTCAttccatatttttttttgcccctaATGGAAGATCTCCTTTTTGATATTCTTAAAAATCcttcaaatatttctatcCTCAAAATTGAGTCTCTTTTAGACACTCCTCAAGGAGTAGAAATGttcatttctttattaaataataataatattatagcATTTTCTTATATGAAAATGCAGTGTAAAGAATGGCTTCTAAATCCCATAAGACAAGAtttcattataaaatataaaaatatattttataatttgataGAGACTAGTAATGATCAGAATTTGAATCTTTTATGTGATTTCTTTgagatattattttataattatttctacTGGCCCgattttatagattttttagtaagtaaaattatcccaacaaatacaaataataattatgaaGTAAATAATTACAGTATCCATCATAATATTACTAATATTACTAATAATATTACTAATAATATTACTGATAATGTTACTAATAATATTACTAATAATATTACTTTTGTGGTGAATAAAAGATGCTTAAAAGTTCTAAATTccatttttatgaaatttagaaaattgaataaatCTGATAAATTATTCTTAGAAATTATCTCATGCATAAACAAGACGAAATCTCTTTTCTTGACTTTTTACTTAAGTGATAAAAAGTCTGATTTATCCCAAGATAAGAATCTTTTAAACATCTTCTTCAGTTTAGTCTACCAAGATATTCATAATTTCTATGAAGAGAACATTGACAAGTTTATCATCACCCTGACtcatctttataaattagaagATCTCCAGTCTACTGTACTGgagatttataatttattcatTCTCAAATATCCTGATCTTTTGGATTTTACTAAGATCTTGGGGTCTATCCTCATTTCTATCAATAGATTTGATTATCTTAAATATTCAGTAATActgaatattataaaaaagaggaaGAAAGAAGTCTGTCATAAATTCGAGGATGTACTGGTCAATGCTATAAAATTAGGGAGTATATTAAGCGAGAAAGAGAAAGAAGAAATGAGTACTCtagaatataatattaatatactaaataatatagatATAAATAGAGGAATATTAATAGATCTAGTACAGAATATTACAGAAGAAGGAAAAAGGAAAGTATTAATAAATCCACAGGATGAAGAGAGTGGAATATTCTTGTACAGTGCCCTTAAGATCAGGAATAgtgaaattataaagagatgtcaaattataattaataattcgACCTctgataaatatttatcatttataTCTTTCAGATATTTACTAAGTATTAAGGAATATTCATATTGTGATATAGAATATATCAAGAAAGAGAATATCTGTGTATATTTATGTAGTGAGATGATaagtaaatatttacaacAAAATCAAGATCAATTTATACTTCAGAAACTATTAACTAGTAGTACTAGTATTACTactaataataattatagacTGATAAGGAATATTATGATGTTCTTGTTTGGTCAGGAAGAAGATCAATATACTCTTAAAttactaaatataataataagatATAACCCAGAATATATGACAGatgaaatatataaattccTTATAGAATTCTgtactataaatataagaaatataaactcCCCACTGGCTTATCAATAcatatttgatatattcgggataataataaataaagagaATATAACAAGATACGAGAAAGATCTAACAgagataataaatataataactacagaagaaataatagaaGTGTATAACTTCGGCCTATATCTTCTGtctataataataaaacatagtAAGAAAGAttatagaaatataatagGGATCATATCCCAAGATGGGATCTGGAAGACAAGTGAAATGTTAATACCAGCCATATGTCTGACTATATCCCTGTATAAAAGGGGATATATGACAGATGAAcagataaattatataatacaGTATCTTagtaattataataaatattactCATATATATTATCAGATAAtactaataataaaatactgGAGAGTGAGAATATAGAAGAATATTTCATAATGaaaagtataaatataaagaatatagaagaatattataaaatatataaacacGCAGTAGAATATTTCACTAATAATTACATAACTAAGAGAAACACAAGGAGAGTAGTAAGAGCATTCATAAGGGGGAGCGAGATAGTAAAAGACGagatatataaaaacatagtAGAGAAAAACAGATTCAACTTATCATATGAGAATGTACCGTActcaatttatataaacttcgagatataaaaaaaaataaataaactaaTCTTATACTAATACAAATGTACCATACATATATAATGTAATACtactataattatatatcacttatattatattatatgtatctagtataatatttaatttatgagCTGCACATTATTGAAATAATTAGATACCTTAGTATTCAAATTATCCTCAAATGTCTGTAACTTCtcatttaatatatttggATCTTGATCTGGTAACTTATTCTTAATATCTTCTGCACTGGACTTAATAAGAGACTTGATATTCGTGGAAACCTGATCTAATGTCTTATTGATTTTATCAACAAGAGAATTATTGGCATCCTCAAACATCTTCTTCTCTTCAGCCTCAAACTGATTGATTTTCTCTTCAATTAAATTAGTACGCACTTCTATACTCATATTTTCAGAACCAACATCCCAAATCTTATTAAGATTAAGAGATATCTCTCTGTAtcttatatttgtattctCATATACTTCCTTAAGATCTTTCTTTATATCATCCTTTAATTCATCCATATACTTGCCAAGTTGCTCTTTAATATTCACTTTAACTTCTTGTATGACTGTATCTGAATCAGGCAAAGAAAGATCTTTCTCTAATTCAGATAAAGAAACATTAATATCATTCACTAATATCTTGGACactatattaataatatcattaatAAATGATAACAAAGGAACAGGCGATATCCTATCTTTGTCTAGAATATCAACTGCTTCTAAGTTTACTTGGTCTTGAGAGGCAACATCCAGTGGTACATTTCCTAATACTCCTGTAAAGCTTAGTAAAAAGACGGCCAAATTAATATGCATAAAatgtgaaaaaattattctatttatacttttaaaattcatgGAACGTTGTCGAACAAACAAAACTAaacaaactaaaaaaaataccgcatgaataataaaaaaactactTAAAAAAGAGTTCATTTTGTCGGAATATTCACATTTTAATGTATGttgatttatataaaaaaaacataatgtttaattatatattttaaaacataaaaaaataaacttaaaaaGAGTTCATTTTGTCGgaatatttacattttaatatacgttgatttaaataaaaaaacataaagtttggttttatattttaaacataaaaaactacTTAAAAAAGAGTTCATTTTGTCGG
Proteins encoded in this window:
- a CDS encoding transportin-1, translating into MEDLLFDILKNPSNISILKIESLLDTPQGVEMFISLLNNNNIIAFSYMKMQCKEWLLNPIRQDFIIKYKNIFYNLIETSNDQNLNLLCDFFEILFYNYFYWPDFIDFLVSKIIPTNTNNNYEVNNYSIHHNITNITNNITNNITDNVTNNITNNITFVVNKRCLKVLNSIFMKFRKLNKSDKLFLEIISCINKTKSLFLTFYLSDKKSDLSQDKNLLNIFFSLVYQDIHNFYEENIDKFIITLTHLYKLEDLQSTVLEIYNLFILKYPDLLDFTKILGSILISINRFDYLKYSVILNIIKKRKKEVCHKFEDVLVNAIKLGSILSEKEKEEMSTLEYNINILNNIDINRGILIDLVQNITEEGKRKVLINPQDEESGIFLYSALKIRNSEIIKRCQIIINNSTSDKYLSFISFRYLLSIKEYSYCDIEYIKKENICVYLCSEMISKYLQQNQDQFILQKLLTSSTSITTNNNYRLIRNIMMFLFGQEEDQYTLKLLNIIIRYNPEYMTDEIYKFLIEFCTINIRNINSPLAYQYIFDIFGIIINKENITRYEKDLTEIINIITTEEIIEVYNFGLYLLSIIIKHSKKDYRNIIGIISQDGIWKTSEMLIPAICLTISLYKRGYMTDEQINYIIQYLSNYNKYYSYILSDNTNNKILESENIEEYFIMKSINIKNIEEYYKIYKHAVEYFTNNYITKRNTRRVVRAFIRGSEIVKDEIYKNIVEKNRFNLSYENVPYSIYINFEI
- a CDS encoding putative SP-containing protein; protein product: MHINLAVFLLSFTGVLGNVPLDVASQDQVNLEAVDILDKDRISPVPLLSFINDIINIVSKILVNDINVSLSELEKDLSLPDSDTVIQEVKVNIKEQLGKYMDELKDDIKKDLKEVYENTNIRYREISLNLNKIWDVGSENMSIEVRTNLIEEKINQFEAEEKKMFEDANNSLVDKINKTLDQVSTNIKSLIKSSAEDIKNKLPDQDPNILNEKLQTFEDNLNTKVSNYFNNVQLIN